The DNA region CTCACGCGCGCGACGCCCCTGCTCGGCGGCTTCGGCAGCTACCCGGACACCCTGATCGCCTGGTGCCGAGCGCCGGCCGGCACGGACGCCCGTTGGACCCTCGCGTGGAACGGCGAGGCCTTCGACATCGCGATGGCCGACAGCGCGCAGGGCCTGGCCTATCGCCTCCAGACGCGACCGCTGAAGCCCCTCGTCTTCCAGGGCCCGAACGGCTACAGCCGCAAGGGCGCGGGGCCGACGTCGGCGAGCCAGTACGTCAGCTTCACGCGCCTGGCGGTGGAGGGCACGCTCAGCGTCGGCGGCCGCGAGCGGCGCGTGCGCGGGCTCGGCTGGTTCGACCAGGAGTTCGGCAGCAACCAGCTCGAGCCGCAGCAGGTGGGCTGGGACTGGTTCAGCCTCCAACTCGACGACGGCCGCGAGCTGATGCTCTACCAGCTCCGCGACCGCGCGGGTCGCGCCGACTGGCAGCGCGGCACGCTCGTCGACGCCGATGGCCGCGCGCGCTACCTCGCGCCCGGCGACTGGACGCTCAGCCCCGAGGGCGCCTGGGTGAGCCCCGCGACCAGGCTCCGCTACCCAGAGCGCTGGCGGCTGGCGCTGCCCTCGGCCGCGCTCGCGCTGACGATCGTCCCGCGCCTCGCCGCGCAGGAGAACGCGAGCCGGCTCAGCGGCCTGCACTACTGGGAAGGCGCGGTGGAGCTGCGCGGCGCGGGCGGCGAGCGGCTCGGGCAGGGCTACGTCGAGCAGACGGGCGTGGGCGGCGCCACGCGGCCCTCGATCTAGGAATCGGTGACGGAAGCGGGACCTTCGGGGAATCCGAAGCGGGGACTACGGCCGGCACCACCCGAGAGCCACCGAACCCCAGGCAGAGCGGCCCTTAGGCGCTGGCCAAAGCCGCCGCGTGGTCGTGGCATGCCAACTCGTGTTAGAATGGAGGGCGGCGACGCGCGGCCAATTGCAGCCGGTGGCGAGGAGCCTTGCCACGGTGCCGGTCGCCGGAGGAGGCTCTGATGCAAAGCTCCAGGTGGTTCGCTTCTAGATCTGTTGCCCATGTGGTCTTGGCGGTCTGCCTCGCTGCGATGGGAGGAAGGCCTTCGCGCGCCGACACCGTTGGGCACATGAACATCGACATCCACGACGGGATTCCCTTCGCCGCGATCTGGGATGCCTCGAGTGGTGCTGCAGTCGGCAACTTCATGACAGGCATCGACACCTGGGGGACCGGCTTCACAGTCGAGCGGGTCTGGTTCTACCACGGTGGGAACTACGCCGAGTCCGGGGTGCCCTTTCGGATCCATTTCATCCGCCGCGTGCTGATCGAGGGAGAGGAGACCTTTTGGCTCCAGTACTACTATGATAGCCAGACCACTTGCAATTATTGCTGGGAGGACGTTCCAATCGTTGTGTGGTTCGGAGGGCAGGGCTCGGACGCGGAGAACACTTTCGGCGTCTTCATCGAGCCGCTCGGGGGTGGAGTGGTGTCCCGTCCGCGGCTCTGGCGCGATCGCTACGTGAACCATCCGCACTCGGCGGCCCTGATTGGGGTGTACTGGAATCTGGCCTCAAACTCGGGCTCACCACCTGGAGACCGCGACCTCTACGGCCTGGACTACTACTTCAG from bacterium includes:
- a CDS encoding carotenoid 1,2-hydratase; the encoded protein is MTEWWYLTAQLQDLHDPAAQFGLQFTLFRIGLTPEAPASGSAWSASDLVMGHAAIGELAPGAGRHHFSELLTRATPLLGGFGSYPDTLIAWCRAPAGTDARWTLAWNGEAFDIAMADSAQGLAYRLQTRPLKPLVFQGPNGYSRKGAGPTSASQYVSFTRLAVEGTLSVGGRERRVRGLGWFDQEFGSNQLEPQQVGWDWFSLQLDDGRELMLYQLRDRAGRADWQRGTLVDADGRARYLAPGDWTLSPEGAWVSPATRLRYPERWRLALPSAALALTIVPRLAAQENASRLSGLHYWEGAVELRGAGGERLGQGYVEQTGVGGATRPSI